A genomic segment from Methanoplanus limicola DSM 2279 encodes:
- a CDS encoding 4-phosphopantoate--beta-alanine ligase, translating to MIPKDHPRYKSLIRRERIADAALKGIVAMEGVGAHGRGEAFDYLIGEKTTDSALLAEKTAAALFLKAKNPVMSVNGNTAALAAEEIAELQRASGAAVEVNLFHRTEERVRMITELLEDAGADVLKGEFERLLPLSHDRALCLRDGIYSCDVILVPLEDGDRCEALVNMGKTVIAIDLNPLSRTAKTSSLPIIDELSRALANMTEFCKTLSDDEAEQLVAGYNNRYFLESAVKDIVENLSNALD from the coding sequence ATGATACCCAAAGATCATCCGAGATATAAGTCACTAATAAGAAGGGAAAGAATAGCAGATGCCGCACTTAAAGGCATAGTTGCAATGGAAGGTGTCGGGGCACACGGAAGGGGGGAGGCTTTTGACTACCTAATCGGTGAAAAGACGACAGATTCAGCACTCCTTGCAGAAAAAACGGCGGCGGCACTCTTTCTCAAGGCCAAAAATCCTGTAATGTCAGTCAACGGCAACACTGCTGCCCTTGCAGCAGAAGAGATAGCAGAACTTCAGAGAGCCTCCGGTGCAGCAGTCGAGGTTAACCTCTTTCACAGAACTGAAGAGAGAGTCCGGATGATAACAGAGCTTCTCGAAGATGCCGGGGCTGATGTTTTGAAAGGAGAGTTTGAGAGGCTCCTGCCGCTCTCGCATGACAGGGCATTATGCCTCAGGGACGGAATTTACAGCTGTGATGTCATACTTGTCCCGCTCGAAGACGGTGACAGATGTGAAGCACTTGTGAATATGGGCAAAACTGTGATAGCAATAGACTTAAATCCGCTCTCAAGGACAGCAAAGACTTCATCCCTCCCAATCATTGATGAACTGTCAAGGGCACTTGCAAATATGACAGAATTCTGCAAAACCCTCAGCGATGATGAGGCTGAGCAGCTTGTAGCAGGTTATAACAACAGATATTTTTTGGAGTCGGCGGTAAAAGATATAGTGGAGAATCTGTCCAATGCTCTGGATTGA
- a CDS encoding AAA family ATPase, with amino-acid sequence MLWIEKYRPEKFEDIYGQEEVISHIEGFGRSKNIPHMLLFGPHGTGKTCAVQSLAKEIYGDYSDENLSVIQAGILFTQGKTWLENEERFSHLYKKEDSLINNFKHIVKWYASMRPFEADFKILAFEEADMLPFAAQAALRRIMEKYSRTCRFILLTRRSSTIIPAIYSRCLPLFFKPLPNETVVRIMKEIMKKEEISGDKIPDDDLDLIAEFSKGDCRKAITYLQITAAKSDEADIIELSRSEISSLSAALFMSIKAADFAKSKQTAEMMMIEYGLSAGEVINEISKTARREYNDPRIALILGDADYSLTEAGNEYLQINALISNIISEVFN; translated from the coding sequence ATGCTCTGGATTGAAAAATACAGGCCCGAAAAATTTGAAGATATATATGGCCAGGAAGAAGTAATAAGCCATATTGAGGGATTTGGCAGGAGTAAAAATATACCACATATGCTGCTCTTCGGTCCGCATGGTACAGGAAAAACCTGCGCTGTGCAGTCTCTTGCAAAAGAGATCTATGGTGACTACTCAGATGAGAACCTGAGTGTAATCCAGGCAGGAATACTCTTCACACAGGGGAAAACCTGGCTTGAAAATGAAGAGAGATTCTCCCACCTGTATAAGAAGGAAGACAGCTTAATAAATAATTTTAAGCATATCGTCAAGTGGTATGCCTCCATGAGGCCCTTTGAGGCCGATTTTAAGATCCTTGCTTTTGAAGAGGCCGATATGCTCCCCTTCGCCGCACAGGCGGCACTCAGAAGGATTATGGAGAAATACAGCCGTACATGCAGATTCATTCTTCTGACAAGGCGTTCTTCCACTATAATTCCGGCAATATACTCCCGCTGCCTGCCCCTCTTCTTCAAACCACTCCCAAATGAGACTGTCGTTAGGATAATGAAAGAGATAATGAAGAAAGAAGAGATTTCCGGAGATAAAATTCCGGATGACGACCTTGACCTGATTGCAGAGTTTTCAAAAGGGGACTGCCGCAAGGCAATAACATACCTCCAGATAACAGCAGCAAAAAGTGATGAAGCAGACATAATTGAACTGTCAAGGTCTGAGATCTCATCGTTATCAGCCGCACTTTTTATGTCAATAAAGGCAGCAGATTTTGCAAAGTCAAAACAGACGGCAGAGATGATGATGATCGAATACGGACTCTCGGCGGGGGAAGTCATAAACGAGATCTCCAAAACTGCCAGAAGGGAATACAACGATCCAAGAATTGCGCTTATACTCGGAGATGCGGATTACAGCCTGACAGAGGCCGGGAACGAATATCTCCAGATAAATGCACTAATATCAAATATTATATCAGAGGTTTTCAATTGA
- a CDS encoding class I SAM-dependent methyltransferase, with protein MSEHYDSVATVYDNHYDQSQGQIYYNHICENIMPNIPKGGKLLDLGCGTGLFMRRYIALGGEAVGLDISRGMVIKGSEKCSADFMTGNAEVLPFRDESFDAVTSLLAFSYLQNPEDMLEESFRILKPGGSISICTLGKNVFTTMVPVAYRIGEKLKIKRVGMAYFGEHYYREEELTALFEKIGFSDIKVERKSFAHVDLKPTLYSFTKKLEPFVEEKMPYLAFNICASGVKQ; from the coding sequence GTGTCCGAACATTACGACAGCGTGGCAACTGTCTATGACAACCACTACGACCAGTCACAGGGGCAGATCTATTACAACCATATATGTGAAAATATAATGCCCAATATCCCAAAAGGAGGAAAACTCCTGGACCTCGGATGCGGCACCGGATTATTCATGAGGAGGTATATTGCCCTTGGCGGCGAGGCAGTCGGGCTTGACATAAGCAGGGGAATGGTTATAAAGGGAAGTGAAAAATGCAGTGCTGATTTCATGACCGGAAATGCAGAAGTTCTGCCTTTCAGGGATGAAAGTTTTGATGCTGTTACAAGCCTTCTTGCTTTCTCATATCTTCAGAACCCGGAGGATATGCTTGAGGAGTCATTCCGAATCCTAAAGCCCGGAGGTTCAATCTCCATATGCACACTCGGGAAGAATGTCTTCACCACAATGGTGCCGGTTGCATACAGAATCGGTGAGAAGTTAAAGATAAAAAGGGTCGGGATGGCATACTTTGGTGAGCATTACTACCGCGAGGAGGAGCTTACGGCGCTTTTTGAGAAGATCGGATTTTCGGATATAAAGGTTGAGCGAAAGTCCTTCGCCCATGTGGACTTAAAACCGACCCTCTATTCATTCACAAAGAAACTTGAGCCTTTTGTCGAGGAGAAGATGCCATACCTCGCATTCAATATATGTGCTTCCGGTGTAAAACAATAG
- a CDS encoding AIR synthase-related protein, which produces MDVEHFARKELSEGADENTIIENLSAHILKFKSCSDEYARNFARAVITEAKNSSGLKGDLFEYYRSGVGMGEFGVGSRGEGDFFAHRQLPKIIGNSGAEVGVDEMDDAGVVTAGGKYIISTVDGMHSRLSDFPFLAGFHVTRATLRDVYVMGAKPVAMISDIHVADDGDVSKIFDYTAGISVVSEMMNIPLVSGSTLRIGGDMVLGDRMTGCVGAVGVSDHLTARSSTVPGDVLLMTEGAGGGTIATAAIYSGFPEVVEKTINLSFLKACEALLKSDVLSEIHSMTDVTNGGLRGDVYEMAETARCRIVIEESNLRDLVDPTVLKMLDALDIDYLGVSLDALLVVAPPEAADEIISTVQATGVKMRRIGYATEGPSDSKIILNGEMKDFVPEFRESAYTPLKKAVDKIPGDRDDMKKRVEKAADEAVEKKMRVISKLKERY; this is translated from the coding sequence ATGGACGTTGAGCATTTCGCCCGGAAAGAACTCTCAGAAGGGGCGGATGAGAATACAATAATCGAAAATCTTTCAGCACATATACTGAAATTCAAGTCATGCTCAGATGAATATGCACGTAATTTTGCCAGAGCAGTAATCACCGAGGCAAAGAATTCCTCCGGACTGAAAGGTGATCTCTTTGAATATTACCGCTCCGGTGTCGGGATGGGCGAATTTGGTGTTGGGTCAAGGGGCGAAGGGGACTTCTTTGCCCACAGGCAGCTCCCGAAGATCATCGGAAATTCAGGTGCAGAGGTCGGTGTTGACGAGATGGACGATGCAGGTGTTGTAACCGCCGGCGGAAAGTATATCATCAGCACAGTTGACGGGATGCACTCCAGGCTCTCCGATTTTCCTTTCCTTGCGGGATTTCACGTAACAAGGGCGACACTGCGTGACGTCTATGTGATGGGCGCAAAACCGGTTGCGATGATATCCGACATTCACGTAGCAGATGACGGGGATGTCTCAAAGATCTTTGACTACACGGCCGGAATTTCGGTTGTGAGCGAGATGATGAATATCCCCCTCGTAAGCGGCTCAACACTCAGAATCGGCGGCGACATGGTGCTTGGAGACAGAATGACCGGCTGTGTGGGTGCTGTCGGGGTCTCTGATCATCTCACTGCAAGATCATCCACCGTTCCGGGTGATGTCCTTCTCATGACCGAGGGTGCAGGCGGAGGGACAATTGCAACCGCTGCAATTTATTCAGGATTTCCTGAGGTAGTTGAAAAGACCATCAATCTCTCCTTCTTAAAGGCATGTGAGGCCCTCCTTAAGAGTGACGTCCTCTCTGAAATTCATTCAATGACCGACGTTACAAACGGCGGCCTTAGGGGTGATGTATATGAGATGGCAGAGACAGCCCGGTGCAGAATCGTTATCGAGGAGAGCAATCTGAGGGACCTCGTTGACCCGACTGTCCTTAAAATGCTTGACGCCCTTGATATCGACTATCTCGGTGTATCCCTTGACGCCCTTTTGGTGGTTGCACCGCCTGAGGCTGCTGATGAGATTATTTCGACTGTGCAGGCAACCGGTGTGAAGATGAGAAGGATTGGCTATGCGACTGAAGGGCCATCAGACTCTAAGATAATTCTCAATGGTGAGATGAAGGATTTCGTACCGGAATTCAGGGAATCGGCATACACTCCGCTCAAAAAAGCCGTTGACAAAATTCCGGGCGACAGAGACGACATGAAAAAGCGTGTCGAAAAGGCGGCAGATGAAGCCGTAGAGAAGAAAATGAGAGTAATCTCGAAATTAAAAGAGCGTTACTGA
- the thiD gene encoding bifunctional hydroxymethylpyrimidine kinase/phosphomethylpyrimidine kinase translates to MNNYDEIPAACSIAGSDSGGGAGIQADLKTFLSLGVWGCTVVTAVTAQNSREVTGVWSMPAEAVGMQIRAVRDDFPVRAYKTGMLPDSGIIEAVSDNVSGGVPLIIDPVMVSTGGSRLIGEDAVMALIEVLIPKSALVTPNIPEAAVLSGIDEISGINDMVHAGELILDLGAGAVLIKGGHLKGDVSTDILVERERVTEFSAPRLPGDFHGTGCCLSSAIAAYMARGMELSAACRSARDFVNCAISEPFRSVSGRTVINPKLHTNTDKC, encoded by the coding sequence ATGAATAATTATGACGAAATCCCTGCCGCATGCTCAATTGCAGGGTCGGACTCCGGCGGAGGCGCAGGCATTCAGGCAGATCTTAAGACATTTTTATCCCTCGGGGTGTGGGGCTGCACGGTTGTAACGGCGGTGACGGCCCAGAACAGCCGGGAGGTTACAGGAGTCTGGAGCATGCCCGCAGAGGCCGTAGGGATGCAGATCCGGGCAGTAAGGGATGATTTTCCGGTAAGAGCATATAAGACCGGGATGCTTCCGGACAGCGGGATAATAGAAGCGGTTTCTGATAATGTTTCAGGGGGTGTGCCCCTGATTATAGATCCGGTTATGGTATCGACAGGCGGCTCGCGGCTTATCGGGGAAGATGCGGTGATGGCGCTTATTGAGGTACTTATTCCGAAATCTGCGCTTGTAACACCAAATATCCCCGAGGCGGCTGTTCTTTCAGGCATTGATGAGATTTCCGGGATAAACGATATGGTTCACGCCGGAGAGCTTATCCTTGATCTGGGCGCAGGGGCGGTGCTCATCAAAGGCGGGCATCTGAAAGGGGATGTTTCAACCGACATTCTGGTTGAGAGGGAGAGGGTTACTGAGTTCTCAGCCCCAAGGCTGCCTGGTGATTTCCACGGGACGGGCTGCTGCCTCTCTTCCGCAATTGCGGCTTACATGGCCAGGGGTATGGAGCTGTCTGCTGCATGCAGGTCAGCCAGGGATTTCGTCAATTGTGCCATATCTGAACCTTTCAGGTCAGTATCAGGGAGAACTGTAATTAATCCAAAACTGCACACCAACACGGATAAATGCTGA
- a CDS encoding Lrp/AsnC family transcriptional regulator translates to MLDNVDNAILSELAKDGRTSMADLGKKLSIAPSTVFKRIEKLKSSGIIQRFTIVVNPEFFRHSIIVFLSISVNPIEKPEVEHFLVRMDHVLEVYETLEPSDFLAKVRVHEIAQLKKDVLIPLSELPGVRDVKPILTVKKVKEQFWNIEEYDLHGN, encoded by the coding sequence ATGCTGGATAATGTAGATAACGCAATTCTGAGTGAACTTGCAAAGGACGGAAGAACCTCCATGGCTGACCTTGGCAAAAAGCTCAGTATTGCTCCGTCAACGGTCTTTAAAAGGATTGAGAAGTTAAAATCAAGTGGAATTATACAGAGATTTACAATTGTAGTAAATCCGGAATTTTTCAGGCATTCCATAATTGTTTTCTTATCGATATCAGTAAACCCTATAGAAAAACCGGAGGTGGAGCATTTTCTGGTCAGGATGGACCATGTGCTTGAGGTTTATGAGACGCTTGAACCGAGCGATTTTCTTGCAAAAGTAAGGGTGCATGAGATTGCACAGCTGAAAAAAGATGTTTTAATTCCGCTTAGTGAACTTCCGGGTGTGAGGGATGTAAAGCCCATTTTAACGGTTAAGAAGGTTAAAGAACAGTTCTGGAATATTGAGGAGTACGATCTGCATGGAAATTGA
- a CDS encoding type IV pilin yields MRFMKDEEAVSPVIGVILMVAITVILAAVIAVFVFGLAGDLESGAQKDVQLTTSTNGTGYVWVTVI; encoded by the coding sequence ATGAGATTTATGAAAGATGAAGAGGCAGTATCACCGGTTATCGGTGTTATCCTCATGGTCGCAATTACCGTCATTCTGGCGGCAGTAATTGCAGTATTTGTCTTCGGCCTCGCCGGAGATTTAGAGAGCGGTGCACAGAAGGATGTGCAGTTGACAACAAGCACTAATGGAACAGGCTATGTATGGGTCACAGTCATATAA
- a CDS encoding IS4 family transposase — protein MNHQQKDDNNSLRNWQEKLLPPEVIMEKARSNGFIKRMRKLDPTYLLYVLIFGISSHCKPTLEEIHRDYQDLGGKSAGTKEIRYQSFHNRFDSNMALFLRAMLDHYINITFADSPARLKGPVGILKDILIQDSSIVRLSKKLAEEFPPARSRSEAAGLKIHAVYSAVSHSLKSFEITDEKTHDYKKIRIDGNIKDVLFLFDLGYYSHYVLANINERGGFFVSRVKNSAKPKLKEIVSESKIFDSIFEKGMNLGDFLEKVPKSDEIELICTFTGRDKEKPWGKKRINADFRVVCFWDENDKIWHNYVTNLPGDAYKKDEIYQLYRYRWIIELLFKEMKSDYDLGKFLLAREPLALIHVYSMLIRLVLSRNLYKKMVASLDEDEKPRYGPLLWSKVFAEKAHEFLSIIDQSIFGKESVGERWKKLEDSLRRLACSRHKGYDRISLKYVGF, from the coding sequence ATGAATCATCAGCAAAAAGATGATAACAATTCCCTGAGGAATTGGCAGGAGAAATTACTCCCTCCTGAAGTTATTATGGAAAAGGCACGCAGTAATGGATTTATTAAGAGAATGAGGAAATTAGATCCGACATATCTCTTATACGTCCTTATTTTTGGAATCAGTAGTCACTGTAAACCTACACTTGAAGAAATTCATCGTGACTATCAAGACCTGGGTGGGAAATCTGCAGGGACAAAAGAGATTAGATATCAGAGTTTTCACAATCGTTTTGACAGTAATATGGCTCTTTTCTTACGAGCGATGCTGGATCACTATATCAATATAACCTTTGCAGATTCACCTGCAAGATTAAAGGGTCCGGTTGGGATCCTGAAAGATATCTTGATACAGGACAGCAGCATCGTTCGATTGAGCAAAAAACTTGCAGAGGAATTTCCACCGGCAAGATCACGTAGTGAAGCTGCGGGATTGAAAATTCATGCAGTATATAGTGCTGTATCACATTCACTTAAATCATTTGAAATTACTGATGAAAAAACGCATGACTACAAGAAAATCAGGATTGATGGGAACATAAAAGACGTTCTTTTCCTTTTTGATTTAGGCTATTATTCGCATTATGTTTTGGCAAACATCAATGAAAGAGGAGGATTTTTTGTTAGTCGGGTCAAGAATTCAGCCAAACCAAAATTAAAAGAAATTGTATCAGAATCTAAGATTTTTGATAGTATTTTTGAAAAAGGAATGAATTTAGGAGACTTTCTTGAGAAAGTTCCAAAAAGCGATGAAATTGAGCTAATATGCACCTTTACTGGAAGAGATAAAGAAAAACCATGGGGCAAAAAAAGAATTAATGCAGATTTCAGAGTCGTCTGTTTCTGGGATGAAAATGACAAGATTTGGCATAATTATGTAACAAACTTACCTGGTGATGCTTACAAAAAGGACGAGATTTATCAGCTATATCGGTATCGATGGATAATTGAGCTGTTATTCAAGGAGATGAAAAGTGACTATGATCTTGGGAAATTTCTTTTAGCCAGGGAACCGCTTGCTCTGATCCATGTCTATTCTATGTTAATAAGGCTTGTTTTGAGCAGAAATCTGTACAAAAAAATGGTAGCATCACTTGATGAAGATGAAAAACCTCGTTATGGTCCATTGTTATGGTCTAAAGTTTTTGCAGAGAAAGCTCACGAGTTCCTGAGTATCATTGATCAGAGTATCTTTGGAAAAGAGAGTGTTGGTGAAAGATGGAAAAAATTGGAAGATTCATTGCGGCGACTTGCATGTAGCCGACATAAAGGATACGACCGAATTTCACTCAAATATGTTGGCTTTTAA
- a CDS encoding DUF447 domain-containing protein — protein sequence MGLLCGGINEIIATTVSRREPSAHKSGAGLPEREFNAAPIGIINRDNPEKPEKPEKPDSLKMVLFHGTHTAENIAREGIVVANFIYDPVIYVKTAFGDIDDSFFAGGKCRYRSLHSGEEKDTDFCYLKNAEAWILFSAEVERDTGEALIVNLTPIREQTGSIRIHPVNRGFSSIIEATVHGTRYVMNRDPHLLELINHHASLVRKCGGRRELEALEILINYINLI from the coding sequence ATGGGACTGCTCTGCGGCGGAATAAACGAGATTATTGCAACGACAGTTTCACGCAGGGAACCATCTGCACATAAGTCCGGTGCCGGACTGCCGGAGCGTGAGTTCAATGCTGCGCCTATTGGGATTATCAACCGCGATAATCCGGAAAAACCTGAAAAACCTGAAAAACCTGACAGTCTGAAGATGGTGCTCTTCCACGGCACACATACGGCTGAAAACATTGCCCGTGAAGGTATTGTTGTCGCAAATTTCATATATGACCCGGTCATCTATGTAAAAACCGCTTTTGGGGATATTGATGACTCTTTTTTTGCGGGAGGTAAATGCAGATATAGATCTCTTCACAGCGGTGAAGAGAAGGATACAGATTTCTGCTATCTCAAAAATGCCGAGGCATGGATACTCTTCTCAGCAGAGGTTGAGCGTGACACCGGTGAGGCACTGATTGTAAACCTTACACCGATAAGGGAACAGACCGGAAGCATCCGGATACATCCTGTAAACCGCGGTTTTTCATCTATAATTGAAGCAACGGTTCATGGAACGAGATATGTAATGAACAGGGATCCACACCTCTTAGAGCTCATAAACCACCATGCATCACTTGTCAGGAAATGCGGCGGCAGAAGAGAACTTGAGGCTCTTGAGATTCTAATTAATTATATTAATTTAATCTAA
- a CDS encoding triphosphoribosyl-dephospho-CoA synthase, which translates to MMTVRRTGSSDRSSTLAGMAQTAMMLEVCAEVKPGNVDRKHDYDDTWLEHFLASAIFAGPVFDEAEVCDPDKGIGELIYDAVWATNSHSGGNTHFGAFILLIPLIKGRGIPGAFECVKQTTVDDAVFFYKAFGLTAVRMNESDDEIDVNDPESIRQLREKGMTLYDVMEYSSVCDMVAGEWINGFSLTRKAADLIKEFGHGRAAIGPAFLELLATENDTFVAKKHGAEVADQTREMAAGVLSGLRAKTASLSDSGNINADKSVSVNDVLSPEDFDIYCLDKGINPGSVADIVIAGIFVALMEGWRWDCSAAE; encoded by the coding sequence ATGATGACAGTAAGACGGACGGGAAGCTCTGACCGGAGCAGTACCCTTGCCGGCATGGCGCAGACTGCTATGATGCTTGAGGTCTGCGCCGAGGTCAAGCCGGGTAATGTTGACCGGAAGCATGACTATGACGACACCTGGCTTGAGCATTTTTTAGCATCGGCTATATTTGCCGGGCCTGTGTTTGATGAGGCTGAGGTCTGTGATCCGGATAAGGGAATTGGTGAGCTTATTTATGATGCTGTTTGGGCCACTAATTCGCATTCCGGCGGAAATACACATTTTGGTGCATTTATACTCTTAATTCCGCTGATAAAGGGCAGGGGCATTCCCGGAGCTTTTGAATGCGTGAAGCAGACAACGGTTGATGATGCGGTCTTCTTCTATAAGGCATTCGGGCTTACAGCTGTCCGCATGAATGAGTCTGATGATGAGATCGATGTCAATGATCCTGAGTCCATCCGGCAGCTTCGTGAGAAGGGTATGACGCTGTATGATGTCATGGAGTACTCTTCTGTCTGTGATATGGTTGCCGGAGAATGGATCAACGGGTTTTCACTCACCAGGAAAGCGGCGGACCTGATAAAAGAGTTCGGGCATGGGCGTGCTGCAATAGGGCCGGCATTTCTTGAGCTTTTAGCCACCGAAAATGACACTTTTGTTGCAAAGAAGCACGGGGCTGAGGTTGCCGATCAGACGAGGGAGATGGCTGCCGGGGTTCTCTCCGGTCTCAGGGCCAAAACTGCATCCTTAAGTGATTCAGGGAATATAAATGCAGATAAATCCGTGAGTGTGAATGATGTATTAAGCCCTGAGGACTTTGACATATACTGCCTTGATAAAGGTATCAATCCGGGTTCTGTTGCTGATATTGTCATTGCCGGAATTTTTGTCGCTCTTATGGAGGGCTGGAGATGGGACTGCTCTGCGGCGGAATAA
- a CDS encoding methanogenesis marker 9 domain-containing protein — translation MMDPYDRYELMVNERVVKTPVALSSMAGIVDADYCIERKEHVGMAFIGGYSIDEPTINASAVLLEEGRKEFVYDDPVAELKAQTDKLNGSGIVPGVNLRGSSPESFVHIASALGKDVIYEIDAHCRQEAMISACSGEYLLNNTDQLCDTIRALKSLGVTVSVKIRAGVNPDDSELSKLIWKAGADIIHVDLMDFGVGKLKQIRNSCPLILIANNSINDFPAAKDMFQHGADLISLARRADSETLKNLDNAIAKYADETGWYNAPKQLCRGGDLRSLTFCCMPVKQCPLLPALKRIGMTAREYHDLKLSLVKNTPLEDGDTTCFGSLAWCCKSSTPCMFRDISLKKAGINLFDYMGYKHRLSEKIMKEIFSERGSDDDSKTDGKL, via the coding sequence ATGATGGATCCTTATGACCGGTATGAGCTGATGGTAAATGAGAGGGTTGTGAAGACGCCTGTTGCACTCTCCTCCATGGCCGGCATAGTCGATGCGGATTACTGCATTGAGAGAAAAGAGCATGTCGGCATGGCATTCATCGGCGGTTATTCTATTGATGAACCGACTATTAATGCAAGTGCAGTTCTTCTGGAGGAAGGCAGGAAGGAGTTTGTATATGACGATCCTGTTGCAGAACTGAAGGCACAGACTGATAAACTAAATGGTTCCGGTATAGTTCCGGGTGTAAACCTACGCGGTTCTTCACCGGAATCTTTTGTGCACATTGCTTCTGCACTGGGTAAGGATGTAATTTACGAGATAGATGCACACTGCCGGCAGGAGGCCATGATCAGTGCCTGTTCCGGTGAATACCTCCTCAATAATACAGATCAGTTATGTGATACAATAAGGGCGCTGAAAAGTCTCGGCGTTACGGTTTCTGTGAAGATAAGAGCCGGTGTAAATCCTGATGATTCAGAGCTTTCAAAGCTTATCTGGAAAGCCGGGGCCGATATAATCCATGTTGACCTGATGGATTTCGGCGTTGGTAAGCTGAAGCAGATAAGGAACAGCTGTCCGTTAATACTGATTGCCAATAATTCGATCAATGACTTTCCGGCTGCAAAGGATATGTTTCAGCATGGTGCTGACCTGATCTCACTTGCAAGGCGTGCGGATTCTGAGACGTTAAAAAATCTCGATAATGCCATTGCAAAGTATGCTGATGAGACGGGCTGGTACAATGCGCCTAAGCAGTTATGCCGCGGCGGGGATCTAAGGAGCCTGACATTCTGCTGTATGCCGGTTAAGCAGTGCCCTCTTCTTCCGGCACTGAAGAGAATCGGGATGACTGCCAGGGAGTATCATGACCTCAAACTTTCGCTTGTCAAAAACACTCCGCTTGAGGATGGGGATACTACGTGCTTTGGGAGCCTTGCATGGTGCTGCAAGAGTTCAACGCCCTGTATGTTCAGGGACATCTCGCTTAAGAAGGCGGGCATAAACCTTTTTGATTATATGGGCTACAAACACAGGCTCTCTGAGAAGATTATGAAGGAGATCTTTTCTGAGAGGGGATCTGATGATGACAGTAAGACGGACGGGAAGCTCTGA
- the cfbA gene encoding sirohydrochlorin nickelochelatase, with translation MVKKGFLLVGHGSKKPYNKQLIESTAAIISGKEDGYIVKSAFMENSSPTIQEMLEEFKKEEIDTLVVVPLFLARGIHIDKDIPEILGIEEGGHKGTFETDAGEVPLVFAQPIGDNPMLADLMIESANLALENYL, from the coding sequence ATGGTTAAGAAAGGTTTCTTACTAGTAGGCCATGGCAGCAAAAAGCCATACAATAAACAGTTAATCGAGAGCACAGCAGCAATAATCTCCGGTAAAGAAGACGGATATATCGTAAAGTCCGCATTTATGGAGAACAGCTCCCCGACAATTCAGGAGATGCTTGAAGAATTCAAAAAGGAAGAGATCGACACACTTGTTGTTGTACCGCTCTTCCTCGCAAGAGGCATCCACATAGACAAAGACATACCTGAAATTCTCGGAATTGAAGAAGGCGGGCACAAAGGTACATTTGAGACAGACGCAGGAGAAGTCCCGCTCGTCTTTGCCCAGCCAATCGGAGACAACCCGATGCTTGCAGATCTCATGATCGAGAGTGCAAACCTTGCATTAGAGAATTACCTGTAA